A stretch of DNA from Scomber japonicus isolate fScoJap1 chromosome 19, fScoJap1.pri, whole genome shotgun sequence:
CCAGAACAGTTTCAGTGCTCTAtggcattgattctacagtctgtgaacgctactggagggatgaacaccattcctCTAAAAGATATTCTCTCATTTGGTGTTtcgatgatgatggtggtggagagtgcTGTCTAACATTTTAGTCCAAAATCTCTCAAACGTGTTTAATTGGGTTGAGatgtggtgactgtgaaggccatagcatatgattcatatcattttcatactcatcaaaccattcagtaaCCTATCTTGGCCTCTGGATGGGGTTGGAtgcattgtcatcctggaagagaccactcccatcacgATAGAAATATTTCATCATAGCATAAAGATGATCATACAGagcaactttgtattgatttgcaatGACCCTTCCCTCTAAagggacaagtggacccaaaccacTCCAGCAAAATATCCCCCACAGCATGAGAGAGCCATTGGATCCGCCTAACTGTAGGGATCAAGTATTCAGacctgtgctttttttttctttaagttgtTCCCCGTTTGTACATGGAAGTCTGGAAGTCtagacacaaatacaaaatagttaaaatgtaatatcaatattaaaatgaaaacatttaattcaaaatataattttttatacaaatgttatttacagacacaaacatgtaGGAAGGAGACACAAAGATTTTACCCTGGTGAACTTTAATTCTAATTAACTCcagtgaacaaaacaaaaacactgaatagaacattttaaatttttgctCCTTCCACCATCTGCATCCCAAAAGtcacatgaaaatacaaaaaagagaaaCGTGTAAATCAAAAAATTGAACAAAAACAGCTTAATTCAGGACCCAGACATGACATTAAAGTAAAGTTGTAAGAAGGGATTTTATTCTACAGTATCATGTTTTGCACAATCATTATCTGAGATACTGTGCATAATATTTATGTCAGCACAAACACcgaaaattaataaaaacagtaCTGTTATTCACTATGAAGAGGTAACATGAAAAGAGGATTTGATCTATGCTGTCTGGCACCGTGCAGACAGACGGTTTTTATCATTAATACCACCCACCATATTAAATCTATTTGAATGCCTGTAAAGACCCTTTAATGCGATATATCTGTTGGTTGTTAGTGGGATGGGacacatatgttttttttattattgtaatgaGTGATTAAGTGGTTAAGGATAACCCTCTTAACTGATTATGGGGGGAAATTGGGAATGGGATGGagtaaaaatatagaaaatgaaCAGACTGAAATCAAAAAGAgaatgattttttccccctaaaaaacagaatttaataaaaaagaaatgccTTGAAAGACAAACAATGGGAAGTATAATTCATAAATTGAAGGAGAGTGTAGACGTTTGTTGAGTTGTTTGAGCTGCAGGGGGCAGTAATGATCAcctagagaaaaaaacaagcccTTTTTAAATCGACAAACAACAGGAGCTACGTACTCTCGCGATGCTAAGGTTaagttatattaaaatgattgctAGAATCTCGCGAGAACATTGCAAGTCGTCTCACCGGCTAATTCAACCCTGCTAAAGGttagctgtgcagctctgtgacTTTTTAAACATACACACTTTATTCAGGTATTGTGCCGTTTTACAATTACAACTGCAGTATACTGTTACATACAGTGAAGTCGCTTTATGTGCTGAAGTTAAAGTCGACAACTAACATAAAATGAGAGGCAATTTAgcttttacagtgctgctgtAATCAGTAATACCAGTTTGAGAGATGTAAAACGTCACTACAAAATCAACACTCATACTGTAGCTACTGaatcagtacaaacacacacacaaatattaaacTGTTCACTTCAATCGTAGgcgaaagaaaaaagaggaatatTATAGAAATTCAATGTGATATGAAAGTAAGACTGCCTGTATAACAGAAGAAAAAGCCAGGTTAACCATATTGATATATCTCCTTGTTTCAACACTTTATTGAAGCTACATGGTGCTTACACTGCGCTAAATAGAGCCTTGTTTGTGTTaacattaaaggacaggttcaaaGTTTTTCAAGTCAGGTCCCCAGATGAACACTGATATAGTTgtttcttgctgtaataataGTTTATAAGCTACTTGCTATTTAGAAGAGACATACATGATGTGCTTTCATTGTAAGTGATGGATGacaaaacccacagtcctctgcaaaaatgtatttaaatgtttatcagaagctaatatgaagcttcagccatccatatatcagtcaaatcaagtagattcACACTGAATGCACATTTGAAGAGGATGTTAtaacagtcagtatgaacaggagaaatgtttacagtgaggaaaacctctttcacctGACTTTTTTGGGGTCAGTGCTGATATTAGGGAGTCAATTCTGATACTGATACATCGATAATCTTAGTGAATGTCTACattaatgcacattttttttgttataatcCCTTAAATATGGTTATCAGACACTTGTGACAAATATATGTAATGGGGGCACAtgttaacaataaactttattgtataaataaaatgttaaaattataaataactacaaataaaacagaccaaaaaacatggtatatattaaacttaaattaagaaaaatatcaaatatacataaaatgctggcTAAAAAATGTTTGTCTCCTCAGATAAGATTCAATCAAACAACCTGAATACATACCTATCAGTGATTAATATTAAATAGAAAAAGCATCATAAAGTATAATTAAATCACTTGAAAATTCATTTGAGAAGACTACACACATGCTTAAACATGTATAGAGAAATAAGCTCATTATCAGCTTGGCTCTTCTCTGAAAGCACAATTTCCTGTTATTAGTTGAGCTAAGTACAAATAATAGATACATAACCTACaggctctatgtgtgtgtgtgtgtgtgtgtgtgtgtgtgtgtgtgtgtgtgtactgtcaCATTGATAACTACATGACAGAAATCCAAGCATGTCTAAATAATAGGGGATCACACAGTCAAATACCAATAGAGCACAATCCCAAAATCTGAATTCCAGGCAAAAAACCATAAATTCTGCGGACAAACCGGTCAATAATCCTATCAGTTTGTCCCAACGTATGTTTGAACAACACAGTAATCTGCTAAATTCTGCCACTACCGATGTGAATTATGATTATGAGTGTATAagctaaaaaataataaattgttaTAAAATAATACGCTTTTTTTAAACCCAGCAAAGCTCCATTTACAGTGGACCTTGGTCTTATTTAGCTGTTTAAAATTCATAATCAGTGACTGTGGGCCAAGCAGCTTTTATCTAACAGCAGAGCTACTCAGTATCTCTCAGGACTGAAACTCGTTGAAAAGAACCGCTGTATATTATCTGACTATTGAAAGTGAGCAAGGATCATTATTTTGTAGATTTTTATATTAGACCATTTTTctctataaaaacaaaacacacatataagcTACATATCATGTTCACCATGTCCTTCTCTTGCAGGCCTCCAGAATGGCAGGCAGACGTGCTCTGAAGGCTGTGCTCATCGACCTGAGTGGAACTCTACATATAGAAGACACAGCAGTACCTGGAGCGCAGGAAGCTCTCAACAGGTAGGAAACACACTCTGAATCAGGTAGAGGCTCCAAATGTGAAGTCAGGAAGAGTCTGAACTATGAGAGTCACAAAAGCCTCATAGACTGACACATATCTTCTAAAGGTATTGTTGTCATTTATCATACATCACTATTAATTCTAATTTTGTCATCAAATATTCCTGATGCTGTCAGGTTACGGCAGGCGTCTGTGTCTGTGAAGTTCGTGACCAACACAACAAAGGAGAGTAAAAGGAACTTACTGGAACGACTGCAACGTCTCAATTTTGACCTCCAGGTGAAACACACCTCCTCtgtctgtaagtgtgtgtctgtttgtgtggctggacattatattttcattgtttcgTTCATTATAACAGGTAGCACCAAAAAGGTATATCTGGGGCTTTAGTCTTTACTGTTTGATTTAAACAGAAAGGTAAGGTTATGTCTTGTTCAAAGTCATATTTGCTTAACTTCACTCTGCAGGAAAAAGAGATCTTCACGTCTCTGAGTGCAGCGAGGAGTCTGTTAGAGCAGAAGAAACACAGACCATTACTGCTGGTGGAGGACAGTGCACTGGAGGACTTCAATGGTACAGagcggagtgtgtgtgtgtgagagagagagagaaagactctATTACTTGGACTATATTTCACTTGGAGGATAAGTGATCTTAATTTTTTTTGACCCATGTCTTTCCAATTTGCAGGCATCGACACGTCTGAGCCAAACGCTGTCGTCATCGGACTCGCACCGGATCACTTCAACTATCAAACTCTCAACAAGGCTTTCAGGTGATAAAAGAGAAAACCTGAGGAAGGtttatacagtaaaaaataGTTGTGAGAGAAAACATGGGGGAAGATGTTGAAATGCTGAGATTTTCTGACAGGTTTCATTGCTGTAACAGACTGTAGTTGTTCTGGCTGTTTGGAAAAATGAGAATGAACTAACTATACAATTTAAGTGCCTTAAAAAGaccttaaaaatgttttttgatcAGTACAAATTGCAGAGTTACTGATAAAACTGACCTCTTCCTACCAAACTCATACTAATCTAAATCATCTAAATATTGCAATAAGTTTTTTCTGCTTGTCATGTTTGATAAATACAGTGCAGTTAACCATGTCTATTCCTCCCCAGAATGATTCTGGATGGTGCTCCTCTCATTGCCATCCATAAAGCTCGGTACTATAAACGGAAGGATGGTTTGGCACTTGGCCCCGGGCCGTTTGTAACAGGGCTTGAGTACGCCACAGACTGTAAAGCTGCTGTGGTGGGAAAGCctgaaaagacatttttcacacaGGTTAGAAATATATGTGTTAGCCTTTTTCCACTTTCATTTGTTGTCAAGTAAGAAAACTGGTCTTTGTATTTATCACCAGTATTTAAATCATTAAAGAATATGTACTTTGGTTGTCATCATTGTAAAAAGCTGCTGATTGCTTTAATTATCATCTTATTACAGCCTCTAAtctctttttctcctgtttgtttccttccagGCTCTTGCTGATTTAGGATGTAACCCCAATGAAGCTGTCATGATAGGAGATGTAAGTATATTGTCATTTCTGATACATTAACAGCAGTTAAATTCAGTTAATTTTCAGCATTTAGCTGAGAGACTAAGCAGGCAGCAGCACATCCTCATACACCACAGCATGGAGAGTACCTACTGTTGTTGGGATTTAAACCTAAGACGAGTTACTTAAaccccaaataaaataaaactagatAAAGTACACATCTGTTAAATCTCTTATTTAAAGTTGATCTCTGGTGTGCTTTGGGTGTGGTGCTGTTTTCCTACAGGATGCCAGAGATGATGTGGGAGGAGCTCAGAATGCAGGAATGTTGGGCATTCTGGTAAAAACTGGTAAGTTAAACTCAAACCTCCAACAGTATCAATTCATAAATCAAGAATCGAAATTGCGAGGACAGTGAAGATTCACACCACTAGACCTGATGCCATTGGCTAGCTACTAAACTGACTATTAAGATAAGTTGTTATTTCTGTGCTTGATGACTATCTGTTTTCTCTCATGTCATCTTTCAGGTAAATACAGAGAAGGAGACGAGAATAAAATCAACCCTCCTCCCCATCTGACATGTGACAGCTTTCCCGATGCTGTTGAACACATCCTGAAGAACCTGCTATAAgaatgaagcagcagcagaattcTTCATGTTTCATTCCCTCTTCATCTTGCACACAGAAAACACTCTCAAATCATCAACACTCACTGTTAACCGTCCCTAActaaataatgcatttaaacAAAGATGTCCAATAGAGTGAGGGACTACTTTCGCTCTTTAAGTCCAGAACACTGAAAAGTGAAGCCTGTTTCTCAGAAACAACTGTCTGTTGATAAGATATTATCATGTATGaatatatgtttaaataaaacagtaactATTATGTAGTATTTTTGGGTTCTCATTATCATTGCACAGATTAACAAAATTAAGAAAGACAGCATAACAAATTGTAGCACTAACTCAGAACACCAGTTTTCACATACTTTGTTCAAGAAGTTTGTATTTGTGAATGATGCGTgagaaatgttaaatgtttactGGTATGAGAATTATTTGAAGTATCAAACATGCCCCAATAAATCATataatagttacacacacacacacacacataagtatGATTTTTTGAAAGATTCTAAGTAATGCAAGTAATGAATATCCATCATGCTAATAGAATATGTTGATAAACATTCTTGCAACTTTTACTTGTTCCTGTTAAGTGTAACAGCAGTAGATTCATTTGTATACAGTAATGTCATGTCTTATCCAGACATGCTGTAGTGTTAGTGTGTCTCTCATGTTGAAACATCCCTGTCAGACAGACTCATACTGTCTCTCCCAGGCTGAGTATCTCTCCATCAGGTTTCGGGCTGAGGGTTTCGTGTGTGCTAAGACTTCCAGGAAGTCTGCTGTTGTCACGGTTTCCAGCTGGATGGCAGGCATGTCAGTATCtcctgtggaggagagtcacaGTGATGCTGCAGTGTCTTATTCAGGGTGACAGAAAACATAGATATTGTGGGGGTCAATCCTGCCATGTGGATATATATCAaaccagcagtgtgtgtgtgtgtgcgtgtcctaCCATCCTGATGTGCCTCCAGAGCATCAAAGATCTTGCGAACT
This window harbors:
- the hdhd2 gene encoding haloacid dehalogenase-like hydrolase domain-containing protein 2 → MAGRRALKAVLIDLSGTLHIEDTAVPGAQEALNRLRQASVSVKFVTNTTKESKRNLLERLQRLNFDLQEKEIFTSLSAARSLLEQKKHRPLLLVEDSALEDFNGIDTSEPNAVVIGLAPDHFNYQTLNKAFRMILDGAPLIAIHKARYYKRKDGLALGPGPFVTGLEYATDCKAAVVGKPEKTFFTQALADLGCNPNEAVMIGDDARDDVGGAQNAGMLGILVKTGKYREGDENKINPPPHLTCDSFPDAVEHILKNLL